A genome region from Arachis duranensis cultivar V14167 chromosome 6, aradu.V14167.gnm2.J7QH, whole genome shotgun sequence includes the following:
- the LOC110272723 gene encoding transcription initiation factor TFIID subunit 6-like, with protein MRALQDLIPNCNKVHLFILSNLEPYLLLLEPKMQPEKQRNETKRQEAWQVYGALLCAVGQCMHEKAKIFSNLLSPTRAFSRPKAMIAMSRLIVENIFFLIEDNEQMYCSRLDRNSLTGDVPTNLCKR; from the exons ATGCGTGCATTGCAAGATCTCATACCAAACTGCAATAAG GTTCACTTGTTTATACTTTCAAACCTTGAGCCATATTTGCTTCTCCTTGAGCCGAAAATGCAACCAGAGAAACAGAGAAATGAAACAAAGAGGCAGGAAGCATGGCAAGTATATGGGGCCTTGTTG TGTGCTGTTGGGCAATGTATGCATGAAAAGGCCAAAATCTTCAGCAATTTGCTCTCTCCAACACGTGCTTTTTCTAGACCCAAAGCCATGATTGCTATGTCAA GGCTGATAGTGgaaaatattttcttcttgATAGAAGATAATGAACAAATGTATTGTAG CCGGCTTGATAGAAATTCCCTGACAGGAGACGTTCCTACAAATCTTTGTAAGAGATGA